The following proteins come from a genomic window of Salinivibrio kushneri:
- the glpK gene encoding glycerol kinase GlpK: MSANKYIVALDQGTTSSRAVVMDHDANIVGVSQREFTQIYPQAGWVEHDPMEIYATQSSTLVEVLGKTGIRSDEIAGIGITNQRETTVVWNKETGKPVYNAIVWQCRRTADICHDLRERGLASYVRDNTGLVLDPYFSGTKVKWILDNVEGAREDAEAGKLLFGTVDTWLVWKMTQGRVHVTDYTNASRTMLFNINDMCWDQKMLDELGIPASMLPEVRRSSEVYGQTNIGGKGGTRIPIAGIAGDQQAALFGQMCVEAGQAKNTYGTGCFLLMNTGQEKVTSSHGLLTTIGCGPQGEPSYALEGAVFMGGASIQWLRDELKVLEDAHDSEYFATKVDTSNGVYVVPAFTGLGAPYWDAYARGTIVGLTRGVNSNHIIRATLESIAYQTRDVLDAMQADSGIKLEALRVDGGAVANNFLMQFQADVLDTDVHRPEVTEVTALGAAYLAGMAVGFWDGLDELKDKAKLNRSFEPLRDEEKRNRRYRGWKRAVKCAQAWAELHNEEEDG, translated from the coding sequence ATGTCAGCGAACAAGTATATTGTTGCTCTCGACCAAGGCACCACCAGTTCACGTGCAGTGGTTATGGATCACGATGCCAATATCGTCGGTGTATCTCAGCGCGAGTTTACGCAAATTTATCCGCAAGCGGGTTGGGTCGAGCACGATCCAATGGAAATTTATGCTACCCAAAGCTCAACGCTGGTGGAAGTGCTAGGCAAAACCGGCATTCGTAGCGATGAGATTGCTGGGATCGGGATTACCAACCAACGTGAAACCACGGTTGTGTGGAACAAAGAAACCGGTAAACCGGTTTACAATGCCATTGTGTGGCAATGCCGTCGTACTGCAGACATCTGTCATGACTTGCGTGAGCGCGGGTTAGCGTCTTACGTGCGTGATAATACAGGGTTAGTCCTTGACCCTTACTTCTCTGGCACCAAGGTCAAATGGATTTTGGACAACGTAGAAGGTGCGCGCGAAGACGCAGAAGCCGGTAAACTGCTATTCGGTACTGTTGATACCTGGCTGGTATGGAAGATGACTCAGGGACGTGTGCATGTGACTGATTATACTAATGCATCGCGCACCATGCTGTTTAATATCAATGATATGTGCTGGGATCAAAAAATGCTTGATGAGCTTGGGATCCCTGCTTCAATGCTCCCTGAAGTGCGTCGCTCCTCCGAAGTCTATGGACAAACAAACATCGGTGGTAAAGGCGGTACACGTATCCCTATTGCTGGGATCGCGGGTGACCAACAGGCAGCCCTATTCGGACAAATGTGTGTGGAAGCCGGCCAAGCGAAAAATACCTATGGGACGGGGTGTTTCTTGCTGATGAACACAGGGCAAGAAAAAGTCACCTCTAGCCATGGCTTGTTGACTACCATTGGTTGTGGCCCGCAGGGCGAACCGTCCTATGCGCTTGAGGGTGCGGTCTTTATGGGTGGTGCCTCGATTCAATGGCTTCGTGATGAGCTAAAAGTGTTGGAAGATGCCCATGATTCTGAATACTTTGCCACCAAAGTTGATACATCGAATGGCGTGTATGTTGTCCCGGCGTTTACCGGTTTAGGGGCCCCCTATTGGGATGCCTACGCTCGCGGTACCATTGTGGGGCTGACCCGTGGTGTGAACTCTAACCATATCATTCGCGCAACCTTAGAGAGCATTGCCTATCAAACGCGTGATGTATTGGATGCCATGCAGGCGGATTCAGGTATTAAGCTTGAAGCGTTACGTGTTGATGGCGGCGCCGTTGCGAATAATTTCTTGATGCAGTTCCAAGCCGATGTGCTCGACACCGACGTGCATCGTCCGGAAGTGACAGAAGTCACCGCGTTAGGCGCGGCGTACCTTGCGGGTATGGCGGTCGGTTTCTGGGATGGCTTGGATGAGCTAAAAGATAAAGCCAAACTGAACCGAAGCTTTGAACCACTTCGAGACGAAGAAAAACGCAATCGTCGCTATCGTGGTTGGAAACGTGCGGTCAAATGCGCCCAAGCTTGGGCTGAGCTTCATAATGAAGAAGAAGACGGGTAA
- a CDS encoding MIP/aquaporin family protein gives MKKASSTLLGECVSEFIGTGLLIFFGVGCVAALVLTGADFGQWEISIVWGFGVAIAIYCTAGVSGAHINPAVTIALAAFHGFDKSKVVPYIISQMLGAFASAALVYSLYSNLFVEFELANNMVRSSPEALSTAGIFSTYAHPALSFTGAMAVEFVITAVLMFGILALGDENNGAARGPMNPLLIGILIAVIGGSLGPLTGFAMNPARDFGPKLFAYLAGWDYALTGARDIPYFIVPIVAPILGACFGGWLYPKAIAPYLPQAGHGCTIPNQCDDDELAETETREVNA, from the coding sequence ATGAAAAAGGCATCGTCGACTCTATTAGGAGAGTGCGTGTCCGAGTTTATCGGCACGGGCTTACTCATTTTTTTTGGTGTGGGCTGCGTCGCCGCTTTAGTGCTCACCGGTGCTGACTTTGGTCAGTGGGAAATCAGTATTGTATGGGGCTTTGGTGTCGCCATCGCCATTTACTGTACCGCAGGGGTGTCCGGTGCGCACATTAATCCAGCCGTTACCATTGCCCTCGCAGCTTTCCATGGCTTTGATAAGAGTAAAGTTGTTCCTTACATCATTTCACAAATGCTTGGCGCGTTTGCCTCGGCTGCGCTCGTTTATAGCCTTTATAGCAACCTTTTTGTCGAGTTTGAGCTGGCAAACAACATGGTGCGTAGTAGCCCTGAGGCCTTATCGACGGCGGGGATCTTCTCTACCTATGCGCATCCTGCCTTGTCGTTTACTGGCGCCATGGCGGTAGAGTTTGTGATCACAGCGGTATTGATGTTCGGTATTCTCGCGCTGGGTGACGAAAACAATGGTGCGGCACGTGGCCCAATGAACCCACTGCTAATCGGTATTCTTATCGCGGTTATCGGTGGTTCGCTAGGTCCATTGACCGGGTTTGCGATGAACCCAGCGCGTGACTTTGGTCCGAAGCTTTTCGCTTACCTAGCTGGATGGGACTATGCCCTGACGGGCGCGCGTGACATCCCATACTTCATTGTGCCTATCGTTGCCCCTATTTTGGGTGCTTGCTTCGGTGGGTGGTTGTACCCGAAAGCGATTGCCCCGTATCTACCCCAGGCAGGGCATGGTTGTACTATTCCCAACCAGTGTGACGATGATGAACTGGCTGAAACGGAGACGAGAGAGGTTAACGCATAA
- a CDS encoding riboflavin synthase subunit alpha: protein MFTGIIQAVASIEACRDHQGIRTFDIRFPDGFCEGLEVGASVAIDGVCLTVTEQLDSTLVRFDVMVQSLAITTLNSIKAGDTVNAERAAKDGAEIGGHPLSGHVDCRATLSDVLVQEENYRLRFSVQPEWMRYVFSKGYIAINGASLTIAEVNKDQGWFDVWLIPETRRMTTFERKVEGDLVNIEIERQTQVMVDTVRETLNEQLGPLLPVLESLAKEQGIDLDTIGISK from the coding sequence ATGTTTACCGGAATTATTCAAGCGGTGGCAAGTATTGAAGCTTGCCGCGATCACCAAGGCATTCGAACATTTGATATTCGTTTCCCTGATGGCTTTTGTGAAGGGTTAGAGGTGGGTGCCAGTGTCGCCATAGATGGTGTGTGCCTGACAGTGACGGAGCAACTTGATTCCACGCTAGTCCGTTTTGATGTGATGGTACAAAGCCTCGCGATTACGACGCTAAACAGCATCAAAGCTGGGGATACGGTGAACGCTGAACGTGCTGCGAAAGATGGCGCTGAAATTGGCGGGCATCCGTTATCGGGACACGTCGATTGCCGTGCAACCTTATCCGATGTGCTCGTACAGGAAGAAAACTATCGTTTGCGCTTTTCGGTACAGCCTGAATGGATGCGTTATGTTTTTTCCAAAGGTTATATTGCCATCAATGGTGCGAGCTTGACCATCGCAGAGGTGAACAAAGACCAAGGCTGGTTTGATGTTTGGCTTATTCCTGAAACACGTCGAATGACAACGTTCGAGCGAAAGGTGGAAGGGGACCTCGTGAATATCGAAATCGAGCGCCAGACGCAAGTGATGGTTGACACGGTGCGCGAGACGCTCAATGAGCAATTGGGTCCTTTACTTCCCGTACTCGAATCACTTGCGAAAGAGCAGGGGATTGACCTAGATACGATCGGCATATCTAAGTAA
- a CDS encoding rhomboid family intramembrane serine protease has product MTKHNSCPKCQNQELLATEYQGETIDVCRGCGGLWFENMEVNRLIEEVNDGPVGECFSERFGDWIADTELACPECDEHMTRHHLLENFHVEIDVCRQCNGSWIDKEELEAVEKSPVLKETLDHLNQKISWKTYLFQMLTAMPVEYNIKPQSKPWVNWSLIAINILIFLTYAANDSSMHYVLDNYAMVANEVSHGEKLYTLLTATFLHGGPMHLAGNMYFLFVVGDNIEDVLGHKKYLMLYLLCGLGASLISMVAHIGSTIPALGASGAIAGLFGIYLVWFRNASLTFMFFFYQRKLSAAWFFAIWLGFNLVGALSGAMGVDYAAHIGGFVIGLGIGLATKEKVWKANPLVRLINSEFAQIKRT; this is encoded by the coding sequence ATGACCAAGCATAATAGTTGCCCAAAATGTCAAAACCAAGAGTTACTTGCGACCGAGTATCAGGGTGAAACGATTGACGTATGTCGTGGATGCGGAGGTCTCTGGTTTGAGAACATGGAAGTCAATCGTCTAATTGAAGAAGTCAATGATGGGCCGGTAGGTGAATGTTTCAGCGAGCGTTTTGGCGATTGGATCGCAGACACGGAACTCGCTTGCCCAGAATGTGACGAACATATGACACGCCACCACTTACTCGAAAACTTTCATGTTGAGATTGATGTATGCCGACAATGTAACGGTAGCTGGATCGACAAAGAAGAGCTAGAAGCGGTAGAGAAAAGTCCTGTACTAAAAGAAACGCTCGATCATCTAAACCAAAAAATCAGCTGGAAAACATACTTATTTCAGATGCTCACTGCTATGCCCGTTGAGTACAACATCAAACCTCAAAGCAAGCCATGGGTAAACTGGTCATTAATCGCTATTAACATTCTTATTTTTCTAACCTATGCAGCGAATGACAGTAGTATGCATTATGTCCTTGATAACTATGCAATGGTTGCAAACGAGGTGAGCCATGGGGAAAAGCTCTATACTTTGCTGACTGCGACATTTCTTCACGGTGGTCCAATGCATCTCGCTGGTAATATGTACTTTCTTTTTGTTGTCGGAGACAACATAGAAGATGTACTCGGCCATAAAAAGTATCTCATGCTTTACTTGCTCTGCGGTTTAGGCGCGTCACTGATCAGCATGGTTGCTCATATAGGCAGTACTATCCCAGCTCTGGGAGCTAGTGGTGCTATAGCGGGGTTATTTGGTATCTATCTTGTTTGGTTCCGCAATGCTAGTTTGACATTCATGTTCTTTTTTTATCAGCGCAAGCTCTCCGCCGCTTGGTTCTTTGCTATTTGGCTTGGTTTTAATCTCGTGGGAGCACTTTCCGGTGCGATGGGTGTCGACTACGCAGCACACATCGGCGGTTTTGTAATTGGCCTGGGGATTGGCCTAGCCACTAAAGAAAAAGTATGGAAAGCAAACCCTCTGGTACGATTGATAAATAGCGAATTTGCACAAATTAAACGCACCTAA
- a CDS encoding 2-hydroxyacid dehydrogenase, with protein sequence MTTIAVFGAKSYDKAAFSHVNAAFNYTFEFHDFLLTEKTAKMAQGAQAICAFVNDDLSRPVLDILADSGVYLVALRCAGYDRVDLDAAKSLGITVVRVPAYSPESVAEHTVGMMMCLNRRFHKAYQRTRDANFELEGLVGFNFHGKTAGIIGTGKIGIATMRILNGLGMRILCHDPYENPEAIALGAEYVSKETLYAQSDIISLHCPMSQDNYHLLSADAFAQMQDGVMVINTSRGELLDSVAAIEALKQGRIGSLGLDVYDNERELFFQDKSNDVIVDDVFRRLSACHNVLITGHQAFLTKEALHNIAETTLANVQTVLSGQTSQNQISEVEDRSD encoded by the coding sequence ATGACGACCATTGCCGTATTTGGCGCCAAATCTTATGACAAGGCTGCCTTCTCCCATGTGAATGCTGCGTTTAATTATACGTTTGAATTCCATGATTTCTTACTCACTGAAAAAACCGCCAAGATGGCGCAAGGTGCACAAGCCATTTGTGCTTTCGTTAACGACGACCTTTCTCGGCCCGTTTTAGACATTCTCGCTGATTCAGGGGTTTATTTAGTCGCGTTGCGTTGCGCGGGGTACGATCGCGTCGATCTAGATGCAGCAAAATCACTGGGCATCACCGTGGTCCGTGTCCCCGCTTACTCGCCTGAGTCGGTCGCCGAGCATACGGTTGGCATGATGATGTGCCTCAACCGCCGTTTTCATAAAGCATACCAACGCACCCGAGACGCTAATTTTGAGCTGGAGGGTTTAGTTGGGTTTAATTTCCATGGTAAGACAGCTGGGATCATCGGCACGGGCAAAATTGGGATTGCAACCATGCGCATTCTTAATGGGCTAGGCATGCGTATTCTCTGCCACGACCCCTATGAAAACCCCGAAGCCATTGCGCTTGGTGCTGAGTATGTCTCGAAAGAAACACTGTATGCCCAAAGCGATATTATTTCCCTGCATTGTCCGATGTCTCAAGATAACTATCACTTGCTCAGCGCTGACGCCTTTGCGCAGATGCAGGATGGGGTGATGGTGATTAATACTAGTCGGGGGGAACTACTCGACTCGGTTGCCGCCATTGAGGCACTTAAACAGGGGCGCATCGGATCGTTGGGGCTCGATGTTTACGATAATGAGCGTGAACTGTTTTTCCAAGATAAGTCGAATGATGTGATTGTCGATGATGTATTCCGGCGCCTGTCAGCCTGTCACAACGTGCTGATCACCGGCCACCAAGCGTTCTTGACCAAAGAGGCACTGCACAATATCGCCGAGACGACGTTAGCCAACGTTCAAACCGTTCTGAGCGGACAAACCAGCCAAAACCAAATTAGCGAAGTGGAAGATCGTAGCGATTAA
- the yiaY gene encoding L-threonine dehydrogenase — MSSTFFIPAVNLMGAGCLAEAADAIQSHGFKKALIVTDKVLNQIGVVKQIAGLLDSRQVDCVVYDGTQPNPTTENVAQGLALLHENQCDCVISLGGGSPHDCAKGIALVATNGGKIGDYEGVDQSAKPQLPLIAINTTAGTASEITRFCIITDEARHIKMAIVDKHTTPIISVNDPELMLAKPASLTAATGMDALTHAIEAYVSTAATPITDAVALKAMTLIQEHLRTAVADGQNIEAREQMAYAQFMAGMAFNNASLGYVHAMAHQLGGFYDLPHGVCNAVLLPHVQRYNAQVCAERLRDVATAMGVDTENMTADEGAKAAIQAIQSLSTDVGIPAGLNELGAKQEDIDVLTENALKDACGFTNPKQATHDEIAKIFMEAM, encoded by the coding sequence GGCTGGGTGCCTTGCAGAAGCGGCAGACGCGATTCAGTCACATGGATTCAAAAAAGCGCTGATCGTAACAGATAAGGTGCTGAATCAAATTGGCGTGGTAAAACAAATTGCGGGCCTGCTTGATAGCCGCCAGGTCGATTGCGTGGTCTATGATGGCACGCAGCCGAACCCGACTACCGAAAACGTGGCGCAAGGGCTGGCACTGTTACATGAGAACCAGTGTGATTGTGTAATTTCACTCGGTGGTGGTTCACCACACGATTGTGCAAAAGGGATCGCCCTTGTGGCGACTAATGGCGGGAAAATTGGTGATTATGAAGGGGTGGATCAATCTGCTAAACCCCAGTTGCCATTAATCGCCATCAATACCACCGCCGGAACCGCATCGGAAATAACGCGTTTTTGCATTATCACCGATGAGGCACGCCACATTAAAATGGCGATCGTGGATAAGCACACCACACCTATCATTTCGGTTAATGATCCTGAGTTAATGTTGGCTAAGCCTGCGTCATTAACTGCGGCCACAGGTATGGATGCGCTCACTCACGCGATTGAAGCCTATGTGTCTACCGCCGCGACACCGATTACTGATGCGGTGGCGTTAAAAGCGATGACGTTAATTCAAGAGCATCTGCGCACCGCTGTCGCTGATGGACAAAACATCGAAGCGCGCGAGCAAATGGCGTATGCCCAGTTCATGGCGGGCATGGCATTTAACAATGCATCCTTAGGCTATGTCCACGCAATGGCTCACCAGCTCGGGGGCTTTTATGACTTGCCGCATGGCGTATGCAATGCCGTACTGTTGCCTCATGTTCAGCGCTACAACGCGCAGGTTTGTGCTGAGCGTTTGCGTGATGTCGCCACCGCGATGGGAGTAGACACCGAGAATATGACTGCCGATGAGGGCGCGAAAGCCGCCATCCAAGCGATTCAGTCGCTTTCAACGGATGTGGGGATTCCGGCTGGCTTGAACGAATTAGGCGCCAAGCAAGAAGATATTGATGTGCTGACCGAAAATGCGCTGAAAGATGCGTGCGGTTTCACTAACCCGAAACAAGCAACACACGACGAAATCGCCAAGATTTTCATGGAAGCCATGTAA